CTAGCGTGGGGCAGTAGACTGCAGTGACAGCCGCCTGCGGAGCGGCCCGGGCGGCGGAGGAGGTGAGTGCGTCCGTGCCACGTCTGTTCCCGCCGTGGTGCCCGGGGCTCGGCGGAGGCGCGGGGCTGAGGTTACCCgagccgggccgggccgggccgagCCGAACCGAGCGTCGGAGGCGGCAGCGCGCGCAGACCCGAGACCCGCCCCGCGGCTCCCGGCTTCGTTGCGCTTTTCCGGCCTCTGCTGTGCGGCCTCGCTTCCCTCGGCAGCCGGAGGCTTCCAGGCCGCCGCCGCTTCCTGTGCGGGAGCCGGGGTCGCCGGTCCTCTGCTCCCCGCGGGcggcgcgggcgcgggcgcggggcTGGTGCACGGCGGAGCTCGGGGGACGCGCGCCGCGGGACCGGCCCCTTGTGGCGTGGCTGCCGGGACCTGCCCAGCCCAGCCCGGCAGCCCGAGCCTGTGATCAGGTGCGAGGATATGGTCCTGCGGGACTGGGGACCGTGGCCTCCTGGCCGCGGGCATCCCTCCTGTCCCACCGCAGGGTCTTTGGGGCGCCCCGACCGCGCGTGGAGCCCGACTGTTCCCGAGATGGTGGGGCACTCGCAGGAGGGTCAGACGCAGCACCAAAAGCCGGTTGCCATATGTAGAAATTCTCGCGGTGTCTCCAGAGGAGCGCCCACAGCCGCTGCACACAGCCGTAATGGATCATTGATTTAAGGcgcactggctttttttttttttctctctcttttttaaattggGAATCAAAGATGATATCTGTCACCTTGCAGCGTAGACAGCGAGTGGTGGCAGATGACTTGAACACGTGGATTAAAATCTAAAGACAGAGGCTCCAGCTAATCAGGGTGTCTGTCAGGGCGTTCAAACCTCTCCCCACTCCACCCAAATTCAAGGTTATGGAGCCTAATTAAGAATGACCACTACAAAAGTGCCTCTCATGTGACCTGGTTAAGACTCTTAAGCTGTTTCTTGGTTCATGAGTATGCAGAGTACCTTCAGTATCGTTCCTTTTAGTTATTAACCTTTGATTAGCATGAGAAAAACTGGTTAAATTGAGCAGTTTCTGGTACATATTTCACAGACTCAACCATAAGTATCCCAATGAAAATAATTAGTGGctatacacacaaaaaacaaaaaaacttctggttgattctgattctttttcaggTGAATAAGGCAGGGGTTTTACCCCCACAAAACTTCAAGTTTGAGTTAATGGTTTTTAGTGAGAGGTCTTGAGAAGGTTCCTTTTAAACCTGTCAGCTTGGAGCCAGACGGTGAAGTGTGATAGTGGAAAACAAACAGGACCAGGTCTTTCTCGTTCTGGCTCAACTGGAAAAATCCCTTCCTAGCCTTAGACTGACTCTTTTGTGAAAAGACTGCAGTACACTAAAATGTTTCATAAGCTAAAATTTTATGACTGGAAAAGGCAACTTTTTCAAAGCAGCACACCTTACACCTCTGTGCCTATCTTAAAATAATATAGGCATTTAAGACCTGTTTTCTGAATTTACTGTAAACAAGACTTTAAACATCACCCTTCCATCACAGTTATAAGCATTTTGACATATTTCCTTCCtgtgtctgtttttatattttgacaGTATTTGTGTTATTATTGTAGGTAGCctgagtaaaacaaaaaaaatctctggattttaaaaattttaacatttaagaaGTGATATGTGCAAATGCAGGTAGGGGCAGGATAGCTATTTATACTGTGCAGATAGAGTTTTAGTTATGGATTTGCTTCAGAGTTAAGTTTGGGATAACTGCAAGTGTACCAACATGCCACAGTGTTGTGCTTAGTGTCTAGGTCTTATGCCATCTTTAGTTTTGATGTGACTGTCTTGTGGAATATAGATGTGTGTTTAGGGGAGGGACTTAGGAAAAGAGCaggttttgtcattttcaggtggagatttctcctttctccctgtcAGTTTTGCTTTTCTGGAAGGAGCTAGACTGTAGGACTACTAGTAATTTCTGGGCATTTTTAGGATATCATTTAGTTTTTAAGGTCAGTTGAAGTTATTGTGCAAATTTGCCATTTAAAACAGATGTCCATTGTTCCTTTGCATTTATTGTCTCATAACTGAATTCTGTTAAGTTAGAATCTATTGTAATGTTTTATGGACCGCCTTGTGTAGATGATGCAACGTGCAAGGATCCTGTGCTAACAAATAGAATTTCCTTTAAGGTAGCTCAAAGCTGTTGGTGTCCTAAAGCCTCTTTAAGCCTTACTGTCTGACTGAGGTAGATTAAGGTGCCAGTTTTTATTGAAGGTCATCAGTCCAACTTGGCATTCAGACAAACACTTTGGGGTCACAAAAGTATCTTTGATACCAATGCCTGGAGAATCATTCTCAGTGCACAAAGCTGATAGGAAGCTGCCGGTAGTTGACTGAGTTTCATTCAACATGTTAGTACTTTGAGGGACTTCTGAGAACTTTAAAGAAACACAAGCCCTAAAGTAGTAGCTGAACTTGATAAGGCAGAAGGTAAAGGCAGTTTTAACCAGTGTTTGTGACAGCAACTCTGAGATCTCAGCTTCATAAAATGCTGAATGTCAACTCATAAGTATAGTTATATACTTATAAGTATATACTCATAAGTATATTCAGGTGATACACAATATCAATAAGAGAAAGCTGTTACATAATGAGTTATGTTAATTTTCCACTCTATATCCTGACATCTACAAGTTCTTGACTGTGTTGGAGGCAACCTTTGAGGGATCAACATGGGGCATGAAATAAGATGGCTCCTTCCTTGATGTGTGACTGGCTAGGAGCGATGATGTCACTTTTGGAGGTGGGCAAGGACTCTGCTCCCAGGTGGGGCCTGCCTCAGAAGAATACATTTACTGTCTCCTAAGATTTCAAAACTGGTGCTTCCACATAGGGGCTGGACTCATTCTCTTCATAAATTATTTGTTGGTCTTCAAGttttaaatatagtttgaagctaTCTAAATATCTAGATCAAAACCATTTGCCCCAGAGGCTGGATTTATTTTCCATACTGTAAAAGTAATATATGCTTACTATAGGAAATTtgggaaatataaaaaaatgaaggtcTTCCAGAGATGAAATACTATTACAACATTctggtggatttttttccccagcctttctttttcctaaacaaattgaaaaagaattttaaagcacACATTGTTAATTGAGGGTAAAAATTTTGACAGTTTAATTTTAATAACCTGAGTTACCTTGTGAGCTTCTTTTTCATGTTGTTACATATTTctttgagtgagttttgaagatAAATACATAATATACTTTTGTGGGGTATGCTTTAGTATCTTCTCTCTTCTTGTTGGATAATTTAGGAAAAGCTGTTTACCAAGCTTTCTTATGTATATCCAAATATATACTTTTAATCAAGGCATGTTCTCCTTTAAAACTTGACCTTtgcaattatttgaaaattatttttattgatgaatAGGTCTTAATGAACTTTTGGATTCATGTATTCCAGTGAAAAGCCATTGAAATAGGATTTCATGGtttggaaagagaaatgaaaagaagttaAAGCATCAGAGAAAGAACTATGGATTGCCTTTTAGACCATTTCCTCATTCTCAGTGGAACTTATGATAAATTCATTATGTATCTGTTTGCACAGTTTTGGCTGCTATAGAAATTGGCACTTTATACTCAGGTCCATTGTGGGAGAAATGTCCATATCCATAAGGTCAAAATACCCTGAATCATTGATTAAGCAGAGTCCAGAGAAAATTGCAGGAGGAATTATTTTTTCCCCCAAGGCTCAGCTGTTGGTCATGAAGCAGGACTGTGGTAGCCACCAAAGTGAAGGCTGTAGCCTAAACAGGGCCAAGTTTAGGGACTGGAGAGGTAGCCATAGCAGCTAATAGGTCAAGGCACTGTTCTTGGTATGTCACATATATTAACTCATTAGTCCCTGCAGCAATCCTGTAAGGCAGGTGCTACTCTTATCATACTTTGCAAAATTTAGAGATTAAGTTGTCCTTCCCAGAATTTGAACCTTGTCTGTCTAGCTTCAGGGCCAGTATTCCTAATTGCTTGACTCTTTTGCCCCTCTGGAGCTAGAAAGGTTCTTAAATCAGGAGGACCTGCAAAGTTCCAGGTTATCCAGCTGGTGGCATGATAGGAGAGAGGTGTGTCTCCTTTTTCCATGTCAttgcttcttgatttttttccttgtctcATTTACACTCTGCCATGAATTTTCCCTTTGTACCACCAGAGTACTGAACAGATGGCAAATTCTGATCTAGCTTAGTTTAGTGCTACATAGCCAtgattttatagaaaattataaagtaaaagGTTTTGCCTGCCCTGGAACTTGGTCTTGGAAGCCTGGAGAGTAGTCGGGATACATGATTAATGCATCAGGTGTGCAGGAGAAAGAGAGCACAGGTTGGAACAGGGGCCCAGGCTTAGTGTAGATGATGGAGCAAAGCACACTCGCATAGGAGATTGACCTCATCTGGGCACATGTGTTTGCTTTCTCTTGGGATTCTGGGTGGCTGGCGGGGGGAGCGCAATTTTAGCCCTCTTGGCATGTTCTAGATCATGTAGAAACTTGTAATAGAGAAGAGAATAGAACTGAATATTAAGGGTCTGAAGTCATGATAGTATCATTCTGTGGTTTTGGGCAACCTTTTCCCAGCGAAATTTTAGGCAGAACTGAAAGATAAGGAATACATAAAAGCAGAGCTGCTGTGGATGAAGTGGGGAGGGTAGTGTGAGTGGAATCCCAGATCACAGTCACTTCTTCCGTCTCCCTCATCCCCTCAGAGGCTTTTCAGAACAACCGCGAATTCTGAAATAGCCCAGCTCCTTCATCTCATGAATGGAAAAGTGTGGTGCAGGGAGAGAGGGTGACTTAGCTAAGGTTACACAGCCTGCTCTGCCCTCTGGCCATCACACacacgcgtacacacacacacacagtttgttCTTGGGCCCTATgcctgttacacacacacacacacacacacacacacagagtttattCTTGGGCTCTATGCCTGTTCGAGGAATGGCGGGCCCTCAGTATTGCCCTTGACTTACATCCTAAAATCTACTTGGTCAACAGGTTCTGCTCATTCTAACGTATTCTCTGTACAACATTCCTGAACACACAACTGTTTTGTCCTTTCATTCTCCATTTTACCAACCTAGTCCAGAGTCTATCACCTCTGATTTAGACAGTGAAGGCCCTTAGTcaaaatgggggggggggtagTTGGGAAAGAGTGGGTAAGTATTTTTTCTGAAGCAGAGCTCTGATCAAATCTCTCCTGAGCAGAAACAACTGAGCTCTCCTCCAGAAGGCCTTGAATCTTATTTTAGCTTGTCTGTTGAGGGGCTTCCACAGCCTGGCTCCAACTGCTGTTTCCCCAGCATTGAACACAGTGCCTTCTGCCTAGTAAACTCTTCCAATTAAGTAATGATTGATTGAAACTAGGAGACATTCAGATGGTCACATGCCCTATAGAAAGAGTTCCTGAAAATAACATGTATTGTAATATCCcagatttgtttattttgcaaGGCTAGATCTGATAGATGAGATCAAGGCATTAAAAAAATGTCTAGAGTCAAGCCTGGGCTTTGCTGGAGTGAACTTGTGTTTAGTAATGCATCTCAGGGATTTCTGCCTGTGGGGTTTCAGTTATGAGGAGAAGCAAGTGGCTCTGGGCTTTGCAGGATGTGGGAGGGAGATTAGTGTCAAATTCTAGATAATCTTACATAACTGTACAATAGTCATCATTTACCTGGTATCCCTACTTTACAACTGTACCTTGTTTCTGTGCCAGACATAAAATGGTCAAATGGCTCTTTATTTCTCCTGTAGGACAGTTACCCACATCGTGCCTCAGGCAAACATCTGAGGTGCTCCAGCAAATGGAGTTGGCTGTCTCCTGGTCTGTTAAGCAGTCCAACCAAGTACCTCACGGAGGACTGAACCAGAGTCCAGAGAGTGTGACTGAGCAGCCCAGAGTCATAAATGGGCCTCTGAAGGCAGTGCCAGCCTCTGTTGTTCTCTCCTGACATGAGTCAGAGATAAGTCTGGGGATGCCAAGACCTCTCTGGAGGTCAGGCAAGGTGAGGATCCTTGGTCCTTGGGCTGGGGACTGAAACTGTGGAGTTCTCAGAACAGATCTCAGAGGCACCCAGCCTCTGAGCCTGGGACGGCCTTGCAGCCTTTACTCTCCTTCTCCAGAGCAGCCAACCCAGTCCATTTAGCTTCCCACCTATGGCTAGTGACAGTCACTTGCAGTGCTCTGCCCTCACTAGCATGCCGCTTTGCACCAGCTGGTGATGTTGAATCCTCTCCTGGATGTCTCTCTCCTGGATGTTAGTCTCTTTTAGCAGGCTCTGGCAGGCTCTGTGATGCTGCCTCAGAGGTATGACAAGCTTTGCAGGGTACTTTGGCTAGTGGCTTTATTTGTTGTTGCCCATTAGAGGAAACTGATGGTGACTCTAGCCAGGTCGGCAGCCAATGACCCTGCCCATAGTACTCAGGAACTGAGGGGCAGTCTCCAAATGAGGTATGTTGACCCTGGGTTGGAAAGCAGTTAGAACATGTATTAGGGTACAAGATGGAGATATTAGAacactttgagattttttttgccttcctttgAATTCATATTTGTGTTTTAAGGTTAGAAAGTATTTGTGGATTATACATGTATGGAGTttattaatgaaaacatttaccTATTAGAGATGCCTTTGTTTGTTACTGACTGGGATGTGTTATCATAAGTTTGGGGAATCAGAAAGTTCCCTGCTTCCCTCCCACCACTATGGTAAGAGTCTTCtgaatgctgtttttaaaaagaagattacTCAACTTGTCAGAGGGGAATGGAAACTGAAACTGTTCTCTGAAACTAGCTTGTGATCCATGTCAGCATGGGTGTCTGGCATCAGGAGAGTTGGTAAAATCTAGAGTATGATTTGCTTTTGGTTCCCAAATTTGACAATGTGGAAGGGAAGCCTTAGTAAGACGggcattttgttttactttttcttttgttccctaCCCTGTTTCCGAAGTCTAGAGCTGGGCGGCACATAGTGGGCACTCAATGAGTATTTGCCAAGTGAGTAGATGGGCCTTTTTGTTGCATGCCAGAGATCTTGCTAGATTGGCTGCTTCAAGTCAATATTTAAGTTGGCTTCCTTTGTTCAGACCTTTGGGCAGTTTGCGGGATCAGTGTCTGTGCCAGTTTGCTGTTCCATGAATAGTTTGGTAAACTATGGAGTCATATCATAGAGTTGTTGGGGCCCTGGAAGTGTCATTTGGGATTTGccttgaaattgttttttaaggTGGGCAATGAAACAATATCATCAAAACATTAATCATGCTTGACGCTGAAGTCAAGGTAATAGgtatatggtagttttattatACTGTGTCTACTACTGAATAGATAaggaaattttcataataaaaatttaaacaaaacataaaagggAATGTAGAGACCCAAAATGAGTGTCACCTAGTTTAAGCAGATAATAGCCAAACTGgacaatcttttttctttctttctttcttttaaatactgGGTCATTATTCTATAATCAACTTGTTCGATTATCTTTGTTTTTAGCTTCCTCAGGGCCAGTCACCTCTTCCGATGGTTATCTGAATGCTCTGTAATTTTTAGCTTATGTCTCATGCTGTCACCAGTACCTCTCTTATCCTTCCCCATGTAATGAGCAAAATCCTGGCTTACTTTTTCTCTAATTTGCTTGTTGCTTCCTCCAGTACTGCTGAGGCCTTCCATAAGGACATCAAGGGCTCTTGTTCTTTAAAGATTATCCAATCCTGAGGAACCTTGATGCTTGAGAATTTTTTAtagatttcatttgtttctgcttttaaaGTAACAGCAGTTACCttttaaaatctgtaaaaatTCAAATGGAACTTCTTCAGCCTTGTGAGTTGGAAGTTCTCTAGTCTTTTCTCTCTGGGTGGAAATCTGCCTTTGTATTCTGTCTGCTACCTATATCTGTTCTGCTAAGCCATTTCTCTAGTCTGTAGTCACTCTGAAACCTTGATCTATTTTAAGAGGTGTAAGTAACCTTATCCAACCTTGTGTCCTCTTATCCAGGTCACTACTATTTGATAGTTGTGACCTCTGATGGTGGCTGGGCCATATGTGCTCCTTGAGGACAAGGACTTAGGTATATTGTCCTCAGTCTCCTACACTATGGAGGCAAGGATGGGAGGGCTTCATAAACTAAAAACCCCTGGGCGAAAGGAAAGCCTCTAGCGGCTGTTCTATAGCCTGTTGACAAGTATGCATCCTGGAGGGAGAACCAGtctccctgcctctgccttgTGAGCTGCAGATCCCTGACCCAACCCTGCCCCTCTTCCTGCTACCTCCTTGCTCCCAGTCTGGTCTGACTGTGCAATTGTCCCTCTGCCTCCATCTGTCTCTGTCTGTTTAGATCTGGTTCTGCCTGTGCTCTCTGCATGGCCCTCCTTCCCCTCTAGTCTGTACATAGAGTTTTCTTCCTCCTGAAGCCTCCTCTGGGGTTATCTCCCCTTGTGTGGTGTGGTTGGCTTCACTCCTGCAGGTGTGTTTGTTCTCCCTGATCACCTGAACTTGCTGAAAGAGGAGAAAACATTGCCAGTGCAATTCCTCATGGTAATGgccttctgttttttgttttttgtggtgctggggattgaacttaggacttggcacatgttaggcaagctctctaccactgagctacatccccagcctggtaATGGCCTTCTGTTTGCAAAGGGCCAGGGGAGTTTTTTATTCCCCTGCAATTTTCAGAGTATTGGTTGTGTATTCAATGAGATCCTTTTTCACAGAGACACTTATGTGGAAGTTGCCCCCATCGCTGGCCAGTGGGTGAGCCAGGGGATAACATAGGGCAGACAGGGCTTAGATATGTGTTTTTGGGGAGGGGCTTATAGCCCATCTGTCATTCTTTAATAAGAACAGGGTGCCACCCTAAATCCtttgtggagcaagtgggaaaTACAATAAATACAGAAGGACATTAATTTACTTGACCTAGCCATAGCTTGTTTAtcttgagaaatatttaaaaacaatagtTAATGATTAACATGGTAAATTTTATAGTGTGTatttaccataataaaaattagaaaaaaggaataacaaaataataataaatacctaTAGGCCCATCACATAGAATTTAtggtttttaatattattttcttcctatgtAATAGTTACCTGCAGTTTGTAGGTGTAGGTGGAATCCTCTTGATTTGGTCCACCTGGGTGTCTTTGGCCTTCTCTTAGGGAGTCTTTGAGAGGCCACCATGGTGCTTCTAATGAAAGGGAGCATAGCTGTCCTCTGTTTTCACACTTTCTTTAGCTCTTCTGAAGCCCACATAGGCAGAGCATTGCCTTGTGATTGTGTAGCCCATCGGGGGCATGGCTAACACCTGGAACAGGATCTTCTGCATTTGAGTCTAGGATTCTTCCATGGTTCTGTTTATTTCCATAGTCACCACTGGAAGATATTGGCTTTGTACAAAGCACCTGAGAGGACCCTAAGACTTAGGTCCCTTCTTTATGTGCAGTTTCTCAAACAAGTGGACCCATCCCAAGGTCCTCACTGGAGAAGCCTTTCTGCCTAGTTGGAGTCTGACCCTGGTCACCAAAGCCAGACATGGGATCCTCTTTCCTGTTAGGCTGGGTGGGACTTTTTACTTTAGGGTTTACTTTCTGGTTCATCCCAGCTCTGTAAGGTAGAGGGTCTGTCCCTCTATCTTTATTGTATTGTGGTAGCAAAAGGAATTTCCTTCTTTAACTATTATAATAACACATTCTACTTGCCTAATATCCTTAAATATCAGGACATGGTGTCATGTTCTTCAAAATGGAGTCTTATAAACAATTTGGACTCTTTCCCTAAActgaacataaaatgaaataacatgcCCTATTAGATCCAGCTGATGAATGGAAAACTTAATCTACAGGAGTCTATCTTGCTTATTGCTGTAGAGTTGGGTCAGTCCACCAAACAGGTCTTGTTGCCACCTACTGAAGCCACACTGATTAACTGAGGCCATCTGTTCTGTCTAAGCCCACTCACTTCCTTCTTTAGCTCCTGTCATTAAACCTCCCTGCCTTGTCATGACATATACACAAAAGTCATGAAGCAGTATTAAATCAGTATTTGAAGACAAATAGAATAAGCTTGCTTCTCTTAGGAATGTCTTTTGAAAGGAGACTTACCTCTTAAATATATCTCACTGACATTTAACCTTTCCATCTTGCACAAAGGCTTTTGCGTGACCTGGACATCCTTCACCAGACATGTCAAACTATAATTATCATTTTCCCACATGGATTTCCACAACAGGTTTTCATTGCATCTGTATGTAGAGAGTAGGGAAGAGGGCTATgtggtttgtgtgtttgtttattttctcaggaAGATGTTAGGCAGGCCCAGTTGCTTGCATTCCTTACATCTCAgagagccacacacccagctctGTCGGTGTTTTGGGAGCATTCTCCTCACCAGAGTCCTCCCATTGGACTCTACCAACCCATGCTAGGAGAAACCTGGTGTGTTTCTCAGGTTTGGAGGACTCTCTCTTTTGTCAGAGAAAACTCTGCAGACTTGGCTGGTCATCACTAGCCAGAAGGGCTCAAGCCTTCTGTTTTACCTAAGAAAAGTGATAGTGGAATCTCTTCCCCTGCCTTTGGAAAGTGCTGATTTGTGCTGAACTTATCAGCAGTCATATGTCTGATTACGTGCCTGAATGTCTTCTGAAGAGGAGAGGATCCTTGCTCTTAGTGCCGACACAGTTCTTGGGATGACTTTATACAACGGTGAAACAGTTTGAGAAGCATAAAACATCATGGTAACTTGGCAAGAGAATATTTTTATGTAACCTTTAAACCATTGTTTGCTAGCACCCATTTACCAGGGAGATGTTGTTTACTGCCTTCTAGAACATGACTCACAGCAAGTCTGGGGGGAATGCCCCTTTCCTCTTCAGAGAGTTACTGTTCTATACCAGTGATTTGCAGTAGGGAAATGGTCAGACTCAGAGAGGGTCATTCATGACTCAGTAAATATTCATGAAGTACCTGTTTTGGTCTAGACACTGTGTTAAGCACCAAGGGCAGGAGGAGAGAAGCAACTGGAAGTTACAAAGTGTCACTCACtataagcataaaataggagcTCCTGAGCACCACGAAAGGGGTACAAATAAAGTGTTGCTGGAGTTGAACAGAAGGACTAATGGCTTCTTACTAAGGAGATCCTCTAAGAGTTAATTAGAGAaagtggccctggccagttttgTTGGGATTTGGACATCATTGAACAGGACCAAGGAAGAGAATTGTAAGTGAAGGACACAAGGAGAAGGGCGATGCAGAACAGGAAAGACTTTCTTGAGGACGGATGGTGAGTTCAGGAGGAAAGAGAGGACTGAGGCAGTACATATGTGACACCTGTCCCCATAGCTGTGCTGAGGCAGGGAGCCAGCAAAGTGGCTGCCTGGGGAAGTACATGGTGACCCCAGAACTTTCCTTCTTGCTTGGGAAGGAAGGCTTTCAGCACCTCCCCATTTCTTTACTGTTCCATCGTTGGTTCTCGCAGGCCCAGAAACTGAGCCCTCCAATAACTATCTTCTTCCATTTGTATACACATAGTTTCCAAATCCTGACTCATTTATAAatgatttgaacatttttattgtggtaaaatatttcTAACATAAAAGTTACCATTTTAACTGTGAAGCGCTCAGTTACACAATGACATTAAAAACATTAACAAAGTTGTATAACTGGTATATCTAGCTCCAGAATTTTTCATCATCCCAGACAGAAACACTGTACCTCTCATGCCTCCTGCCACTGGTAACCCCCATTCTGCATCCTGCTGTGAATTTGCTGGTGAGCTCAGGCAATGTTTGTGCTTTTGTCtcgcttttttcacttagcataatgtttccaGGGTTCACCTGTATCATTTGTGTTGTGGCATTTATTCAGacattcttcctttgaaaggctGAATGCTGTCCCATTGCATGTATATGCCACACTTCATCTTCCATCTACTGATGGCATTTGGGATCAAATCCTGGCTTTTTGAAGCCCTGCGTATTGTGGCTTTTTATTATCATCAGCATCACCTTCCACCTCTATTTGGATTTGAACCACTCCTCCCTGAGTCGTGGTACTCACCTGTAAAGGTCTGTAGGCTTTGCCTCAGATCTGCACACTAGTCCTTCCTTGTGTGAAGCAGGGGCAGGACAGTTAACTACTAGTTTCCTGCTCCTTGAATTGAAGGCAATAACAAGCTCATGCAATAAACCACGGCCATCGTGAAGACCACACAGGCACTTAACAGACTTAAACTGTGGCTCTTAATCAGCTCAACTCACTTTCCTGAACATCCTCCTTCTGCTCCCATCCACTTTCATTTGTTCCAAATTATCTTTCCAACAATGTTAGTGCTGGGTGAGAAGTTGCTTCTCGTCATCTGGTCTCTGTCGTTACAGCATGAAACGTAGCTCATTTTCTTAGACTGTACTCATCCTTTGAGGACCTATTTGACTTGTTCTCTATCATGCAGAGCTCCTGGAAATATGTGCTCTCTATCATGATTTCTTTTGCACTTAGTGCTACGTTCTTATCCCTTCTTatgtgcatttgtgttaggtattttatgTCCAAGTCTTAGGAACAGGTCTACAAGTTTTTCTCAGCTTGTACACACatctaaataagaaataattcttGTACCCCAATATAAGAGGAAGGTTTCACCCAAACTCTTTCATTTCTCATAATAAAGTCCTACCAAGACTGACTCTGATGTTGTCGGGTATACCGTCAGCCACTTTCTTCAAACATCAGGTAGAGAAGGCACCTCATCCTGAAAACATCTCTGCCAATCCTGGTCTTAGGTCAAGGCAAGGTAACTGAATTTGACTTTTTctaagataaaaaaatttaatgctGGGTAATTATTTCTAGGAGTTCAACATCACAAAAGCAAATTTTGGATATTGTTACAAAAAGCTTCTTAAAGtcagttaaaaagaaatagaggatGACATTTAGTTATGAATGTGGATCCATAAGACAAAATTCCTTACTGTCCTAGTATTCAGATATGCTCTTGAGACATGGAAGAATTCTTTTCAGTCATCACTGCATATGTGATTTCAAAAAATACTTCAatttaaatggaagaaaattgaagaaaaaattgaAGCTATCCCACAGAAAGTTGTTGATGCCTCAAAAAAAAGTTGCCTTTAAGATGCCCAAAACCTTGTTTGAAGATACATGTtcaaaaatgtgaataaaatattaaagaaataaaaatttaaagtgcaATATTTCTAAAGTAATTTAGTTTGTCATGTGACTTAAAGAT
The sequence above is drawn from the Castor canadensis chromosome 14, mCasCan1.hap1v2, whole genome shotgun sequence genome and encodes:
- the LOC141416281 gene encoding uncharacterized protein, with amino-acid sequence MGWGKGEPRGEAGPEGAEPARRGGAARRSWAGRARHARCPQPGSAAACNDRGAARGHLWPRLTAVTAACGAARAAEEVSASVPRLFPPWCPGLGGGAGLRLPEPGRAGPSRTERRRRQRAQTRDPPRGSRLRCAFPASAVRPRFPRQPEASRPPPLPVREPGSPVLCSPRAARARARGWCTAELGGRAPRDRPLVAWLPGPAQPSPAARACDQVRGYGPAGLGTVASWPRASLLSHRRVFGAPRPRVEPDCSRDGGALAGGSDAAPKAGCHM